The Shewanella sp. MTB7 genome includes a window with the following:
- the tyrA gene encoding bifunctional chorismate mutase/prephenate dehydrogenase, with product MNERTTADLENLRGLIDSVDQQLLNLLRKRLDLVAQVGAVKHSAGLPIYAPQREAAMLAKRRAEANEIGVSPQLIEDILRRLMRESYLNERDVGFKQIKENLGHVVVVGGEGKLGGLFSQMLRLSGYQVETLDKDDWGNAEQIFDGAGLVIVTVPIAITCELIREQLTTLPETCILADLTSIKSEPVNAMLAAHKGPVVGLHPMFGPDVGSLAKQVVVVCHGRDSDKYQWLLEQIQIWGARIVEAEPERHDKAMQLVQAMRHFSSFVYGLNLYKEEADIESLLQFSSPIYRLELAMVGRLFAQSPELYADIIFAQKESMQAIGDYLDNYSHALSLLQAGDREAFVAQFKEVAQWFGDFAPQFQRESRAMLQSVNDMKTD from the coding sequence ATGAACGAACGAACAACGGCCGATCTGGAAAACCTACGAGGTCTGATTGACAGTGTCGATCAGCAGCTGCTCAATTTATTAAGAAAGCGTCTGGATTTAGTCGCTCAAGTTGGTGCGGTTAAACATAGTGCTGGTTTGCCTATTTATGCGCCCCAACGAGAAGCAGCTATGCTGGCTAAACGTCGCGCTGAGGCTAATGAAATAGGCGTGTCACCTCAGTTGATTGAGGATATTCTACGCCGTTTGATGCGGGAATCTTACCTCAATGAAAGAGATGTCGGCTTCAAGCAAATTAAAGAAAATTTGGGCCATGTGGTGGTGGTTGGTGGAGAAGGAAAGTTAGGTGGCTTGTTCTCGCAGATGTTACGTCTGTCAGGTTACCAAGTCGAAACATTGGATAAAGATGACTGGGGTAATGCTGAGCAGATTTTTGATGGTGCTGGTTTAGTCATCGTGACCGTACCTATCGCCATTACCTGTGAGTTAATTCGTGAACAACTTACTACATTACCTGAAACTTGTATCTTGGCCGATTTGACATCGATTAAGAGCGAACCAGTCAATGCCATGTTAGCAGCGCATAAGGGACCTGTTGTAGGCTTACACCCAATGTTTGGCCCCGATGTAGGTAGTTTAGCAAAGCAGGTTGTGGTGGTGTGTCATGGGCGAGACAGTGATAAGTATCAGTGGCTGCTTGAGCAGATCCAAATATGGGGGGCACGAATTGTTGAAGCTGAGCCTGAGAGACACGATAAGGCGATGCAACTAGTGCAAGCTATGCGACATTTCTCCTCTTTTGTTTATGGCTTAAACCTCTATAAAGAGGAAGCAGATATAGAGAGCTTACTGCAATTTAGTTCGCCTATTTATCGTCTCGAACTTGCAATGGTAGGTCGTTTATTCGCTCAAAGTCCTGAGCTCTATGCTGATATTATTTTTGCTCAAAAAGAAAGTATGCAAGCGATCGGTGATTATTTGGATAACTATTCCCATGCATTGTCATTGTTACAAGCTGGCGATAGGGAGGCTTTTGTGGCTCAATTTAAAGAGGTAGCTCAGTGGTTTGGTGACTTTGCTCCTCAATTTCAACGTGAGAGTCGTGCCATGCTGCAGTCTGTCAATGATATGAAAACCGACTAA
- the hcp gene encoding hydroxylamine reductase, whose translation MFCIQCEQTIRTPAGNGCSYSQGMCGKLADTSDLQDLLIYLLQGVSAYAVKAREFDIVDSEIDAFVPKAFFATLTNVNFDDDRLLDYVKQADVCRNRLKAAYEEACKAAEKSPELLSAPSQLILGATKPEMLAQAVIAAPNRGKADIHEDILGLRLLCLYGLKGAAAYMEHARVLSQTDVDVAARFHELMSFLGEDSVDADKLFSVAMEIGQLNYRVMAMLDEGETCAFGHPEPTQVNTVAIKGKAILVSGHDMVDLALILKQTEGKGINVFTHGEMLPALAYPELKKYPHLVGNYGSAWQNQQKEFANFPGAVVMTSNCIIDPNVGDYSDRIFTRSIVGWPGVTHLVGDDFSAVIEKALTLEGFIYDEIPHLITIGFARNALMAAAPAVVENVKNGSIKHFFLVGGCDGDKAERSYFTDIATQAPKDSVILTLGCGKYKFNKLEFGDINGIPRLLDIGQCNDAYSAIQLAIALSEAFDCEINELPLSIVLSWFEQKAIVVLLTLLSLGVKDIRTGPSAPAFLTTNLLNVLEDKFGLRGTTTAEEDLKTILNVA comes from the coding sequence ATGTTTTGTATTCAGTGTGAACAGACAATTAGAACTCCAGCAGGAAATGGCTGTAGTTACTCTCAAGGTATGTGTGGCAAGCTTGCAGATACTTCAGATCTACAAGATTTACTTATCTACTTGTTGCAAGGGGTGTCGGCTTACGCTGTTAAAGCCCGTGAGTTTGATATTGTCGATAGCGAAATTGATGCCTTCGTGCCAAAAGCCTTCTTTGCGACTTTAACCAATGTAAACTTCGATGATGATCGCCTGCTTGATTACGTCAAACAAGCCGATGTTTGTCGTAATCGTCTGAAAGCAGCCTATGAAGAGGCATGCAAAGCAGCAGAGAAGTCGCCTGAACTGTTAAGTGCTCCGTCACAATTAATCTTAGGTGCAACTAAACCTGAGATGTTAGCGCAAGCCGTTATTGCTGCACCAAACCGAGGAAAAGCGGATATTCATGAAGATATTCTTGGCTTACGTCTGCTTTGCCTTTATGGCTTAAAAGGTGCGGCTGCTTACATGGAGCATGCTCGTGTACTTAGCCAAACTGATGTTGATGTTGCTGCTCGTTTCCATGAGCTGATGTCCTTTCTAGGCGAAGATTCAGTTGATGCCGATAAATTATTTTCCGTTGCGATGGAGATAGGTCAACTGAACTACCGTGTCATGGCTATGTTGGACGAAGGCGAAACATGTGCCTTCGGTCATCCTGAGCCAACTCAAGTGAATACTGTGGCGATTAAAGGTAAAGCTATCTTAGTGTCTGGCCATGACATGGTCGATTTAGCGCTTATTCTCAAGCAAACAGAAGGTAAGGGAATCAATGTCTTTACTCATGGCGAGATGCTACCAGCGCTCGCGTACCCTGAGCTGAAAAAGTACCCACACCTTGTCGGTAACTATGGCAGCGCTTGGCAAAATCAACAGAAAGAGTTTGCTAATTTCCCTGGTGCAGTAGTGATGACCTCTAACTGTATTATCGATCCTAATGTGGGTGATTACTCTGATCGTATCTTTACTCGCAGCATTGTTGGTTGGCCTGGGGTTACGCATTTAGTTGGTGATGATTTTTCTGCTGTTATCGAAAAGGCACTTACGCTTGAAGGCTTTATCTATGACGAGATCCCCCATCTAATCACCATAGGTTTTGCTCGAAATGCATTGATGGCAGCGGCCCCTGCAGTGGTTGAGAACGTGAAGAATGGTTCAATTAAGCACTTCTTCTTGGTTGGTGGCTGTGATGGTGATAAGGCTGAGCGCAGTTACTTCACCGATATAGCTACTCAGGCGCCAAAAGATTCTGTGATTTTGACGTTGGGCTGTGGCAAGTACAAGTTTAATAAGCTTGAATTTGGCGACATTAATGGTATTCCACGTTTACTTGATATTGGCCAGTGTAATGATGCGTACTCTGCAATCCAGCTAGCCATCGCGTTGTCTGAAGCTTTCGATTGTGAGATTAATGAGCTGCCTTTAAGTATTGTACTTTCATGGTTCGAGCAAAAAGCGATTGTCGTTCTGCTGACGCTGCTGTCACTGGGCGTGAAAGATATCCGCACTGGCCCAAGTGCACCAGCATTTTTAACCACTAATTTATTAAATGTGTTAGAGGATAAATTTGGGCTTCGCGGGACGACGACAGCTGAAGAAGATCTTAAAACTATCTTAAACGTCGCATAG
- a CDS encoding hybrid-cluster NAD(P)-dependent oxidoreductase has translation MSTDTLSKLDIDEIKLTSPNWQHGEVELLCVEKWHETFDVISFRFQGKSPVKFQFKPGQFLTFVLEIDGELVHRSYTISSSPSRPYSIVVTIKRIEGGLVSNYLAESLLVGDCVMATGPDGLFNLVDIPAKKYLFLSAGSGVTPMYSMTRWLVDTQVGADIAFLHCAKSPEDLIFRADLDKINYNNPKLSLSYIIETSAESLPSEQVYREGRINGKSLIELVSDFQERRVFVCGPTPFMFCVHSLLSELGFDMSQYHQESFGDAPAKLVPASHVAELNESSGFMLSIDDRQRVLTSDQSLLEGIEAEGLPIIAACRSGVCGACKCQVIKGETESSSQMSLTPEEIAQGFVLACSTKLRSDVTLVL, from the coding sequence ATGAGCACAGATACTCTTTCTAAGCTTGATATTGATGAAATAAAACTGACATCGCCAAATTGGCAACATGGTGAGGTTGAGCTTTTATGCGTAGAGAAGTGGCATGAAACCTTTGATGTGATTAGTTTTCGTTTTCAGGGAAAGAGTCCAGTCAAGTTCCAGTTTAAACCCGGACAGTTTTTGACTTTTGTTCTTGAAATCGATGGTGAGCTTGTTCACCGTAGTTACACCATTTCTTCATCTCCCTCACGCCCGTACTCTATAGTGGTGACCATTAAGCGTATTGAAGGTGGTTTGGTGTCGAATTACCTTGCTGAGTCCTTGCTGGTTGGCGATTGTGTAATGGCTACGGGTCCTGATGGGCTATTTAATCTTGTCGATATTCCCGCTAAAAAATATCTATTCTTAAGTGCCGGTAGCGGTGTTACACCCATGTACTCAATGACGCGTTGGTTGGTTGATACACAAGTGGGGGCCGATATCGCTTTTCTTCATTGCGCCAAGAGCCCGGAGGATCTTATCTTTAGGGCTGATTTGGATAAGATTAATTACAACAATCCTAAGCTGTCGCTAAGTTATATTATTGAAACGAGTGCTGAAAGTTTGCCTTCTGAACAAGTTTACAGAGAAGGGCGTATCAATGGGAAAAGTTTGATTGAGCTTGTTAGTGATTTTCAAGAAAGAAGGGTATTTGTTTGTGGCCCAACACCTTTTATGTTTTGCGTGCACTCGTTATTGAGCGAACTAGGTTTTGATATGTCTCAATATCATCAAGAGAGTTTTGGTGATGCCCCAGCTAAGCTTGTCCCTGCATCACATGTTGCTGAGCTTAATGAGTCAAGTGGCTTTATGCTGAGCATTGATGATCGTCAACGTGTGCTGACATCAGATCAAAGCTTGCTCGAAGGCATAGAAGCGGAAGGTTTGCCTATCATCGCCGCATGTCGATCTGGCGTGTGTGGCGCGTGTAAATGTCAGGTGATCAAAGGAGAGACTGAATCTTCGAGTCAGATGAGCTTAACGCCTGAGGAAATAGCACAAGGTTTTGTGCTGGCTTGTTCTACTAAGTTAAGATCCGATGTCACTTTAGTCCTCTAG